Proteins co-encoded in one Listeria ivanovii subsp. ivanovii genomic window:
- a CDS encoding ROK family transcriptional regulator, with product MTQKTDQDVMRENNKKLVLKTLFNAGPTSRSAIASSIHLQKSTVSSIVRELHELGLIEELGIGESSNVGGRKPNLIQFNYRYGYVLAFDMGARHLRYSVNYLNGEVIQKESLRLIGKSIKDVFQMMKKIIAGLATFETKKGLLGIAVSTHAPVYDNKIRYSPFLELDSFSLLDALQEVVKVPIRFENEANLTAISIRDFWNHADAEPLNNLIALNIHNGIGVGTIINEQLYHGVEGLAGEIGRSVICKDNQVYRLEELYSEKAIIEKVAKHEKKADLTVEEFVTLIKTGNEYVLAVVDEWIAAISQITYNLVQYSAPDAIFLSSRSLSQFPELLERISVKYKELNPLGETQMKFTEHDIYDSSLLGGVALITRQVLGLESQKVIFKK from the coding sequence ATGACTCAAAAAACAGATCAAGATGTGATGCGAGAGAATAATAAGAAGTTAGTATTAAAAACGCTTTTTAATGCTGGGCCAACCTCTCGTAGTGCGATTGCGAGCTCTATTCATCTACAAAAATCTACTGTTTCATCGATTGTTCGTGAGCTTCATGAGCTTGGTCTTATCGAGGAACTTGGTATTGGTGAATCTAGTAATGTTGGTGGACGCAAGCCAAATTTAATTCAATTTAACTATCGCTATGGCTATGTTTTAGCTTTCGATATGGGGGCGAGGCATTTAAGATATTCTGTCAATTATTTAAACGGAGAAGTAATTCAAAAAGAATCTCTTAGACTAATCGGCAAGAGCATAAAAGATGTTTTTCAAATGATGAAGAAAATTATTGCTGGACTAGCAACTTTTGAAACGAAGAAAGGGCTTCTAGGAATTGCTGTATCGACCCATGCGCCTGTTTATGATAATAAAATCCGCTATAGTCCATTTTTAGAATTAGATTCTTTTTCGTTACTTGATGCATTGCAAGAAGTAGTCAAGGTGCCGATTCGTTTTGAAAATGAGGCGAATTTAACCGCTATTTCGATTCGGGATTTTTGGAATCATGCAGATGCGGAACCGCTAAATAATTTGATTGCGCTTAATATTCATAATGGAATCGGCGTCGGGACAATTATTAACGAGCAACTTTATCATGGTGTAGAGGGTTTGGCCGGCGAAATTGGTCGTTCTGTTATTTGTAAAGATAATCAAGTATATCGATTAGAAGAACTTTATTCTGAAAAAGCAATCATCGAAAAAGTGGCCAAACATGAAAAAAAAGCAGATTTAACCGTGGAGGAATTTGTAACATTAATTAAAACGGGTAATGAATACGTGTTAGCAGTTGTAGATGAATGGATTGCGGCTATTTCGCAGATTACCTATAATCTAGTGCAATATAGCGCTCCGGATGCGATATTTTTATCGTCGCGTTCTTTATCACAATTTCCGGAGTTGTTGGAGCGGATTTCAGTGAAGTATAAGGAACTGAATCCATTAGGTGAGACGCAAATGAAGTTTACCGAGCATGATATTTACGATTCCTCTTTACTTGGTGGAGTAGCACTTATTACAAGACAAGTACTCGGTCTTGAATCGCAAAAGGTCATTTTCAAGAAATAA
- a CDS encoding GntR family transcriptional regulator, giving the protein MAQNQTKYSYIAEEIRKRIMNHAYPLNQPIPDEITLAKEFDCSRMTMKKALEVLVLEGLLYRKRGHGTFIIKSALDADRLQIHNQEVNGFTKLLNGKKVISKVIEFKVIFPTEEIAERLHIEMETPIYDILRVRLVKDEPYVLEHTYMPVGVIPGINQQILEGSIYSYIQDDLNLKIASSYKQIRADKATLLDQQYLDCASDDPVVEVEQTVYLNNGLAFEFSKSRHRYDKFVFTTVNIARR; this is encoded by the coding sequence GTGGCTCAGAATCAAACAAAATATAGTTACATTGCTGAAGAAATCCGAAAAAGAATTATGAATCACGCATATCCGCTTAATCAACCTATTCCTGACGAGATAACTTTGGCGAAAGAGTTTGATTGTAGTCGAATGACAATGAAAAAAGCGCTTGAGGTACTTGTACTTGAAGGGTTGCTTTACCGGAAACGTGGACATGGTACTTTCATTATCAAATCGGCGCTGGACGCGGACCGGTTGCAGATTCACAATCAAGAAGTAAATGGTTTCACAAAACTTTTAAATGGTAAAAAAGTGATTAGCAAGGTTATTGAATTTAAAGTTATTTTTCCAACTGAAGAAATTGCCGAACGTCTTCATATCGAGATGGAAACACCAATTTATGACATTCTACGTGTGCGCTTGGTCAAAGATGAACCATATGTACTCGAGCATACGTATATGCCTGTGGGTGTTATTCCCGGCATTAACCAACAAATTCTAGAAGGCTCGATTTATTCTTACATTCAAGATGATCTCAATTTGAAAATTGCGAGTTCTTATAAACAAATTCGCGCAGATAAAGCGACCTTGCTTGACCAGCAATATTTAGACTGTGCTTCTGATGATCCGGTTGTCGAAGTAGAGCAAACCGTGTATTTAAATAATGGGCTTGCTTTTGAATTTTCGAAGTCGCGTCACCGTTATGATAAATTCGTGTTTACAACTGTGAATATCGCTCGACGTTAA